One Streptomyces mobaraensis NBRC 13819 = DSM 40847 DNA segment encodes these proteins:
- a CDS encoding Lrp/AsnC family transcriptional regulator — MPDEQMAKTSPRTPARPLDEIDRSILHMLQTDGRASIRSVAERVHVSRANAYARINRLIDDGVIRGFGARIDQERAGQGASAYITLKIVQNSWRTVREKLRVLPGAAHIALVSGDFDVLLLVHTKDNRALRELVLTRIQAIEEVLSTRTLLVFEEQDLKEGVDG; from the coding sequence ATGCCGGACGAACAGATGGCCAAAACGAGCCCCAGAACGCCCGCACGACCGCTCGACGAGATCGACCGCTCGATCCTGCACATGCTCCAGACCGACGGGCGGGCGTCGATACGCTCCGTGGCCGAGCGGGTGCACGTGTCCCGCGCCAACGCCTACGCGCGGATCAACCGCCTGATCGACGACGGGGTGATCCGGGGCTTCGGGGCGCGCATCGACCAGGAGCGGGCCGGGCAGGGGGCGTCCGCGTACATCACGCTGAAGATCGTGCAGAACTCCTGGCGCACCGTGCGCGAGAAGCTCCGGGTGCTGCCGGGGGCCGCGCACATCGCCCTGGTCAGCGGGGACTTCGACGTCCTGCTGCTGGTCCACACCAAGGACAACCGCGCCCTCCGCGAGCTCGTGCTCACCCGGATCCAGGCCATAGAGGAGGTGCTGAGCACCCGCACTCTGCTGGTCTTCGAGGAGCAGGACCTCAAGGAGGGCGTGGACGGATGA
- a CDS encoding thiamine pyrophosphate-dependent dehydrogenase E1 component subunit alpha, producing the protein MTVLEQPGAYRPTPPPAWQPRTDPAPLLPDDEPYRLLGTPAADALDPERLRLLHGHLVRGRRYNTQATALTRQGRLAVYPSSTGQEACEIAAALALEDRDWLFPSYRDTLAAVTRGLDPVQALTLLRGDWHTGYDPHEHRVAPLATPLATQLPHAVGLAHAARLKGDDVVALAMVGDGGTSEGDFHEALNFAAVWRAPVVFLVQNNGFAISVPLSKQTVAPSLAHKAVGYGMPGRLVDGNDAPAVLEVLTEAVRRARAGGGPTLVEAVTYRLDAHTNADDATRYRSDAEVAAWRSHDPVELVERELVRRDLVDADGLAAVREAAERMAADLRERMNEDPALDPMELFDHVYARRTARLREQAELLRAELAAAAADGSAHGGEREGTDR; encoded by the coding sequence ATGACGGTCCTGGAGCAGCCCGGTGCCTACCGGCCGACCCCGCCCCCCGCCTGGCAGCCCCGCACGGATCCCGCCCCGCTGCTGCCCGACGACGAGCCGTACCGGCTGCTGGGCACCCCCGCCGCGGACGCGCTCGACCCCGAGCGGCTCCGGCTGCTCCACGGCCACCTGGTGCGCGGGCGCCGCTACAACACCCAGGCCACCGCGCTGACCCGGCAGGGCCGGCTGGCCGTCTACCCGTCCTCCACGGGCCAGGAGGCGTGCGAGATCGCGGCGGCCCTCGCCCTGGAGGACCGCGACTGGCTCTTCCCCAGCTACCGCGACACCCTGGCCGCCGTCACCCGCGGCCTCGACCCCGTGCAGGCCCTCACCCTGCTGCGCGGCGACTGGCACACCGGTTACGACCCGCACGAGCACCGCGTCGCCCCGCTGGCCACCCCGCTGGCCACCCAACTCCCGCACGCCGTGGGGCTGGCGCACGCCGCGCGGCTCAAGGGGGACGACGTCGTGGCCCTCGCCATGGTCGGCGACGGCGGCACCAGCGAGGGCGACTTCCACGAGGCGCTGAACTTCGCGGCGGTGTGGCGGGCACCCGTTGTCTTCCTGGTGCAGAACAACGGGTTCGCGATCTCCGTACCGCTGTCCAAACAGACCGTCGCCCCCTCGCTCGCCCACAAGGCCGTCGGCTACGGCATGCCCGGCCGCCTGGTCGACGGCAACGACGCGCCGGCCGTGCTGGAGGTGCTCACCGAGGCCGTCCGGCGGGCCCGCGCGGGCGGCGGTCCCACCCTCGTCGAGGCCGTCACCTACCGCCTCGACGCCCACACCAACGCCGACGACGCCACCCGGTACCGCAGCGACGCCGAGGTCGCCGCCTGGCGCTCGCACGACCCCGTCGAGCTGGTGGAACGCGAGCTGGTCCGGCGCGACCTGGTGGACGCCGACGGCCTCGCCGCCGTCCGTGAGGCCGCCGAGCGCATGGCCGCCGACCTGCGCGAACGCATGAACGAGGATCCCGCCCTGGATCCGATGGAACTCTTCGACCACGTCTACGCCCGGCGCACCGCGCGCCTGCGCGAACAGGCCGAGCTGCTGCGCGCCGAACTCGCGGCGGCCGCCGCCGACGGCTCCGCGCACGGCGGCGAGCGGGAAGGAACGGACCGATGA